The segment GACCGACCGTCCCGATCTTCGTGGCGTCGGGGAGGTTGGCGGACAGGGCCGCCGTCGTCTCGGTCAGGCCGTAGCCCTCGAGGACGGTGAGGCCGATGCCGCGGTAGAAGTGGCCGAGCCGGTCGCCCAGCGGCGCGCCGCCTGAGATGGCGTACGCGCAGCTCCCGCCGAGCGCCTGGCGCAGCTTGCCGTAGACCAGGCGGTCGAAGAGCGCGTGCTGCGCTCGCAGGCGCACCGGCACCCGCTTGCCGTCCGACGCCCGCGACCAGGCGATCGCGACGTCTGCTGCGCGGTCGAAGATCTTGCCCCGCCCGTCGGCGGTGGCCCGCTGGGAGGCGCTGTTGAAGACCTTCTCGAACACGCGCGGCACGGCGAGGATGAAGGTCGGCTTGAACTCGCCGAGGTCGGTCACCAGGTTCTTGATGTCGGCGCTGTGGCCCATCTTGGCCCGGCTCTTGACGCAACCCACCTGGATGATGCGCGCGAAGACGTGGGCGAGCGGCAGGAAGAGCAGGGTCGAGGCGTCGTCGGTGTCGAACAGGTCGGCCAGCTCGTCGACCGCGACACCGAGCTCGAACATGAAGTTGCCGTGGGTGAGCATGCAGCCCTTGGGCTTGCCGGTCGTGCCGCTGGTGTAGATCAGCGTGGCTACGTCCTGCGGGGATGCCGCCGTACGACGCTGCTCGAGCACGTCGTCGGAGATGTCGGAGCCGAGGCGACCGAGCACGTCGACCGCGTTGTCCTGGAGCGACCACACGTGCTGCAGCTCGGCGAGGTCGCCGGACCGGCGGGCCTCGCGGACCCGGGCGAGGTGGTCCGGGCCCTCCGCCACGATGGCGCGGGCGCCCGAGTCCTGGAGGATCCAGCCGATCTGCTCGGCGGAGGACGTCTCGTAGATCGGCACGGTGACGGCGCCGGCGAACCAGATCGCGTAGTCGAGGAGCGTCCACTCGTAGCGGGTCTTGGAGAGGATCGCGACGCGGTGGCCGACCTCGACGCCCGCGGCGACCAGCCCCTTGGCGACGGCCTGCACCTCGTCGAGGAACTCGGCGGCGGTGACGTCGGACCACTCGTCGCCGGTGCGCCGGCTGAACACCACGGTGTCGGCGAAGTCGCGGCCGTTGGTGACCACGTCGTCGGTGAGGTTCCCGGTGGACGGGATGGTGATGCTGAGCGGCGACGCGTACTCCCGCACGATGGAACCTCCTGAGGGTGGTGGACTGCGGTCCGCAGGCTATCGCCCGGTAAGCCGCACCGAGAACGCCCGGTGCCGTCGGCCGGGGGGCGCCGCACCCGTGGACTAGGCTCCGGCCATGGCCGAACAGACCTCTTCATCGATCGTCGTCGACGCTCCTCCGGCCGACGTGATGGCCGTCATCGCCGACTTCGAGTCCTACCCCGAGTGGGCCAAAGGCGTGCAGAAGGCGGAGGTCGTCGAGCCGGGGGCCGGCGACCGGGCCGAGCAGGTCTACTTCGCCCTCGACGTCTCGCCGATCAAGGACGAGTACACCCTGGCCTACGACTGGGACGGTGACCGGGAGGTCACCTGGACGCTCGTCGAGGGCAACATGCTCAGGGCCCTCGACGGTGCCTACACCCTGGTCGACGGCGGCGACGGCAGCACCGAGGTCACCTACCGACTCGCGCTCGACGTGAGCATCCCGTTGATCGGCATGCTCAAGCGCAAGGGCGAGAAGATCCTCATCGACGCCGCGCTGAAGGGCCTCAAGAAGCGCGTCGAGTCGCTCTGACCCGCGGTCCGGGCATGCGGATCCTGCTGTTCACCGGCAAGGGCGGCGTGGGGAAGTCGACCCTGGCCGCCGCCACGGCGTGCGCCAGCGCGGCGGCCGGCCACCGGACGCTCGTGCTCTCGACCGACGCCGCCCACTCGCTGGCCGACGCACTGGACGTGCCTGCCACGTCGGAGCCGACCGAGGCCGCCACCAACCTGTGGGTGCAGCACGTCGATGCGCAGCAACGGTTCGAGCGGTCGTGGGCCGACATCCAGGGCTACCTCCTGAGCGTGCTCGACGTGGCGGGGGTCGACCCCGTCGCTGCCGAGGAGCTGACGGTCATCCCCGGCGCGGAGGAGGTGCTCGCCCTGCTCGAGGTGCGCGCCCAGGCGCGGTCGGGGGAGTGGGACGTGCTGGTCGTCGACTGCGCGCCGACCGCGGAGACCCTGCGGCTCCTCGCCCTCCCGGAGGCTCTCGGGTGGTACATGACCCGCGTCCTCCCGGTCGAGCGACGCGTCGTCAAGGCGCTCAAGCCTGTCCTGACCCGAGCGGCGGGCGTGCCGATGCCCGAGGACTCGGTGTTCGACGCCATCGAGCGGCTCCACGCCGACCTCGACGACGTACGCGCCGTGCTCACCGGGACGGAGACGTCGGTCCGCCTGGTCCTGACACCTGAGTCGGTGGTGCTCGCCGAAGCGCGGCGGGCCTACACGTTCCTGACGCTCTTCGGCTATCGCGTCGACATGGCGATCGTGAACCGGGTCTTCCCCGAAGGGGGTGCCGACGAGTGGCGGCGCAGCTGGGTCGCTGCGCAGGCGCGTCACCTGGCGGATGCAGCCGACTCGTTTGCCGGGCTCGATCTTCGTACGTCGGTCTACCGGGCGGCCGAGCCGGTGGGGCGCGACGAGCTGCTCGACCTCGCGGCGTCGGTGTACGACGACGCGGACCCGATCGCGCCCGGCGCCTCCGTGCCACCGATGTCCGTCAGCACCACGCCGGCCGGGCTCGTGCTGTCCCTTCCCTTGCCCCTGGCCGCCCAGGAAGACGTCGGCCTCGTGCGCAAGGGCGACGAGCTGATCGTCTCTGTCGCGTCGTACCGTCGCCTCGTGACGCTGCCGACGGGACTCGCGCGGCACCGCGTGGCCGGTGCGCGCGTGCGCGACGGACAGCTGCAGGTCCGGTTCACAGCGCCTGCCGAGCTGCCTGAGGAGGTCTCGTGACCGACGCCGAGCGCGATGAGGTCGGTTCACTCGGCGAGGAGGCGGCCAAGCTCCTCGGTGCCCTGGCCGGCTGGGCGCGCGAGCACGCCACCGAGGCCGGGGGGCTGTCCGGTCTCGTGTCGGATACAGCCGCTTCCGCGCACGACGTAAGTGAGCACCTTGCCACCGATGCCGCAGAGTGCTCCATCTGCCCTCTGTGTCGAGCCATCAGCGCCGCGCGTCAGGTTAGTCCCGAGGTGACGGCCCACCTGTCCGCCGCGATTGCCTCGCTTGTGCAGGCCGCCGCGCTCATCATGGCGACGCCTCCGCGGACCGGTGATGGTACGGACGATCTCGAGCGCATTGACCTGGCCGACGACTGGCCGCGCTGACGAGCGACCCGCTCACTGCGTCAGGCGCGTCCTGCGAAGCCCTCCGTCGCAGTCGTCGCCCAAGCCGCATTCCGAATCGGTGTTGGAGCCCGATGAGCGCACATTCTCGTACCGCAAGATCAAGTAGTTGGCTTTGGAGTCTGTGTCCGTAGTTTTGCCGTAGTAGGGATTTCCCTTGCACTTGTTCACGTTTGACTGCACCGAATTGCCCGAACCGCTCTTGAAGTAGTAGCCGCACACAACCGCCGAGACGAGTTTGTACACCGGGTACACGGCGCCGGCTCCTGAGCCGTTGATCGTCGACTCACTGCACTGGGGGGGAGCACAGAAGACTGGGAAGAGCGAAGCCTCCTCAGAAGTGATGAGAGACTTCCAGGCGTCTTCTGTCTGCTTCCCGCCCTGCGATATGTTTCCCGGGTTTCCGCTCATGCAGGTCTCCGAATACAAGGGAGCGGCTGGGCACTCCTCCTCCAGCACGACTGTCAACTGTCCTGGAGTAGAGGCGTCCGCCTGACCCGGGATAACTGAAACGGCTTCAGGACATCCGTCCTTGATCTGGTCAGCCAAGGTGCTTGCTGACCCCGTACGTTCTCCGGGGCAATCCGTGATCCACCAGTTGCCAGAGGTCTTCGGCACGGGGCACCCCGCCGGGGGGGCATGACCGCCACCGGGGTAGTCAACGCGGATGAACGTGCCCGCCGCCGCATCAATTGGTGGGAGCATCGCGGAGCAGATAGCCAGAGGACGAACGCCTTCGCGCGCCCGGGGTGCCACGTCGACGGTCGCTTCTGACCGACGGTCGGTTGTGATTTCGTCCGGCGCACCAATGAGCTGGGAAGTCGAGGTAGCAGTGGCGCCACTGAGGCCATACTCGACGATGAGGACACCGGGTGTGCGGTCGCAGTCAATGTCGAACTCGAGCTGGTCCGACTCGTACGACTCTTTGGTTTCGTCGTAGTTCGCCTCACCGTATTCGCGCGCGGCGTCTTCTGCTGCAGCGTAGGCAACGGGGTCATCGCGAACGTCAGCGCAGCTTCCCTGGAATTCTGTGAGGGCTTGGGCCGCAGCCAACGCCCCGGCGTCAGCTGCCTTCTGCAGGTTTCGCTTACTCACGTACGCCTGACCCAGGTCGATAGTGAATCCGGATATACCGAGAAGGACCAACGCAAGGATCCCGACCAAGACGGCCGTTGCGCCCCTGTCGTCGCGCCTGCTCATGAGAACTCGCATTGGAATTGTGCCTCGCTTCGCAACACCACTTCGCTAGGAATAACCGACTCCGGCACTGGCCAGGGAAAGATGAAATCGGTCGTGACCTCGGCCGTCAGTCCAAGACTCTCGCCGAAACTGCTCCCCTCGCACGTCGTCCGGTCCGCGAAGGTGACCTCTGGGTCGGAACTTCCGGCCAACGGTTGGTACTCGTCCTGGACGACGGCTTCAAGATCGGGCGCTGGCGTGACGTCGACAACGCCGGCCCGTGCCGCCTGCCGAACTGCGTTGTCCAACGAGAGCTGGTTCGCGAAGGCGACGCCGAAGTTGATGATCCCCCCGACGACGAGGAGCAGCGGGATCACGACGAGCGCGAACTCGACTGCCGATGCACCTCGTTCGGTGCGATCGTGGAGGCGTGAGCGCCAGCGCATGAGATCCCCTTTCCCCGAGGTGTCCGCTCGTCACCGTAGGAGGTGTCGGTCTCGGGTGTCGCTGGTTTGACGACACTCTTGACCGTGCGTGACGCAAGATGGCCCGAAGTGACTAGACAGACCAACCGATCGGGCCATGGGTCACGACGTGGGCCAAGATGTCCCGCGTGAACGAGGGCGTGGTGGTCGGGGTCGACATCGGCGGCACCAAGGTGTTGGCGGGAGTGGTCGACGACGCGGGGCGGGTCGTGCGCACGGCACTGCGTACGACACCCGGGCGTCGGGTGGTGACCAGCCGGGTCGAGGACGCGCTCGTCGAGGCCATCCTCGAGGCTGCGGACAGCGCGCCCCTCGAAGGGGTCGGGGTCGCCGCGGCCGGCTTCGTCGACTCGGCGGGGGAGCGCGTCATGTTCGCGCCTCACCTGCCCTGGCAGGGCGAGCCGCTCAAGGGCCTGCTCGAGGGGCGCCTCGGCTGCCCGGTCGGTCTCGACAACGACGCCAACTGCGCCGCGCGCGCAGAGGCCCGCTACGGCGCAGCCCGAGGAGCCACCTCGGCGCTGATGGTCACCATGGGCACCGGGATCGGGGGTGCCGTGCTGCTCGACGGACGGGTGGTGCGGGGCGCCAACGGGATGGCGGGGGAGTTCGGACACATGCAGGTCGTGCCCGACGGGCAGCCCTGCGAGTGCGGCCGGCGAGGCTGCTGGGAGCAGTACTCCTCAGGCAATGCGCTCGTCCGCAACGCTCGTGCCCTGATGACCGAGCAGCCGTCGGTTCTCGGCGACATGACGGACGGCAACCCGGACCGGGTCACCGGACCCATGGTCACGAGCGCGGCGGAGCAGGGAGACCTCGTCGCGCGCCGGGCCTTCGCATCCATCGGTGACTGGCTCGGCATCGGCGTCGCGAACCTCGTCGCAGCGCTCGACCCCGAGGTGGTCGTCATCGGCGGTGGCGTGTCGGCCGCCGGTGAACGGCTGCTCGACCCCGCGCGCGACGCGCTGCGTCGTACGTTGGTGGGCGCAGCGCACCGCCGGGTCCCCGACCTGCTCGCGGCGGAGCTCGGCCCTCGGGCCGGCATGATCGGGGGCGCCCTGCTCGTCGGGGAGGCTCAGCCGCGGCGGTAGTCGGCCACCAGCTCGAGGGCGAGCTGCTCGAGGAAGAGGCCGACGTCGGTCACGATGCCGCGTCCCTGACCGGTACCGCGGTCGGCGAGCCGGGTGACGGTGGCGGGGTTGATGTCGACGCAGACGAGCGGCACCGACGCAGGAAGGATGCTCGCCGTGGCGACGGCGTAGAGCTGGGTCGCCATCATCAGGCAGTAGCCGAGATCGCGGACCTCGTCGCGCATGGCGCGCTGGCCCTCGACGATGTCGGTGTGGACCTCGGGGAGTGGGCCGTCGTCGCGGACGGATCCGACGAGGACGAAACGCTTCCCCTCGGTGACGAGCGCGTGCATCAGGCCGCTTGCGAGCACGCCGTCGCGCACCGCGCGTTCGATCGAGCCGGCCTTGCGGATCGTGTTGACCGCCCGGACCCGGTGCTCGTGACCGTGCTCGTGACCGGGCGGGGAGCTGCTGTCGTGGCCGGTGCCGTAGAGCGCGGTCTCGATGTCGAGCGCGGCCACCGCGTTGCCGGCGAAGAGGACGTCGACCCAGCCGGCCCGCACCAGGGCCGCCATGGCCGGTACGCCGCCTGCGTGGACGACGCCGGGTCCAGCCACCCACAGCAACCGAGTGCCGGCGGCCCGTGCCTGCCGCATCCCGTCGGCCACCTGGCGCACCAGCACCGTCTGCGGGCGCTCCGGCCCGTGGTCCGCGTCGAACGGGCTGGTCGCCTCGACCGAGGGGGCGGAGCTGGGCACGCTCACCTGGATGCCGGCCGCGCCCACCACGATGCGCATGCCCCGGGTGACGTCGGACATGGGGACCGTGCGAACGCCCAGGTCGCCCGAGGCCGACTCCTCGACGACCAGGCCGCAGTCCATCTCGGGGTGGTCCACGTCGTACCACCGGCCGCCCAGGCGCACCCGCGTCTCGAGGTTGGTGGTGGCGTAGAACCCGTCGGGCAGCACGCCGTCCTGCTCGGAGGTCGCGACCGCGGCGTCGCCGTGGGCTAGCTGGTTGACCCCCCGCGTCTGCAGGCGCATGAGGAGGCGCTGGAGCGACTCGTCATCGGGGGCCTCGACCGTGATGCGGGCGCTGCTCGGGTCGTGTGCCTCGTGGCCGACGTCGAACTCCTCGATGACGAAGTCGCCGCCGTACTCGCGGATGTCGTCGAGGACACGCGACAGGATGCCGCTGTCCATCAGGTGTCCTGTGACCTCGACCGTCTCCCGCGCCCCCACCCGGCAGACCCTACGCCGGAGCGAGGTCGGCGGCGCGGGTCAGATGCGTGAGCCGTCGTCCCAGGGGTCGCGGGGCGACTTGGGCATCTCCAGGACGAGGTAGGCGAACCCGCCGACGAACCACCCGACCAGCGCCCAGCCGACCAGAGGGTTGACGTAGATCGAGAGCAGACCGATCACGAGGGCGATCAGCGGAGCCACGAAGATGCCGGCCCAGGCCAGGCCGCGCTGCCACGTGCGGGGCAAGGGGAACGGGGGCGCCGGCGGCGGCCGGAAGCGCTCGGCCTTTGCGATGGCCTGCTCGCGCCGCTCCACCTCGTCGTCGTCCCGCAGGTGCTCCGGCAGGTCGGCCGAGGACGGGCTCTCAGTGCTCGCGGGAGCGCCGGGGGAAGGGTCCTCGGGGGCGGGCGTCGCCTCGTCCGACGGGGCAGCCGGGTCATCCAGGACAGCGCGCTCGCCGTAGTTCTCGACGATCTCGCGCCACGCGAGCTCGGCGCGGCTCTCGTCCTCCGGGCGACTCACGAGATCTACGGTAGCGGGGGCGTGGTCCCCACGCTCCCCGCGCTCGTACCTCGACCACCCGGCGACACGACGTTCGAGGGCCTCACAGCTGCCCGGCTGGTGCACACTGTGCCCGTGAGGATCCTCTTCCGCGGCGCGCAGGCCGCACCCCTCGACC is part of the Nocardioides cavernae genome and harbors:
- a CDS encoding AMP-dependent synthetase/ligase; translation: MREYASPLSITIPSTGNLTDDVVTNGRDFADTVVFSRRTGDEWSDVTAAEFLDEVQAVAKGLVAAGVEVGHRVAILSKTRYEWTLLDYAIWFAGAVTVPIYETSSAEQIGWILQDSGARAIVAEGPDHLARVREARRSGDLAELQHVWSLQDNAVDVLGRLGSDISDDVLEQRRTAASPQDVATLIYTSGTTGKPKGCMLTHGNFMFELGVAVDELADLFDTDDASTLLFLPLAHVFARIIQVGCVKSRAKMGHSADIKNLVTDLGEFKPTFILAVPRVFEKVFNSASQRATADGRGKIFDRAADVAIAWSRASDGKRVPVRLRAQHALFDRLVYGKLRQALGGSCAYAISGGAPLGDRLGHFYRGIGLTVLEGYGLTETTAALSANLPDATKIGTVGRPLPGTSVRVADDGELLFRGGQVFAGYWRNDEATTEAVDRDGWFHTGDVGEVDDEGFVRITGRKKEILVTAGGKNVAPAVLEDRLRAHALIDQCLVVGDGQPFIGALVTIDRETFPAWAEQHGKTADLDTLIDDPDLVAAVQEAVDEANKAVSKAESIRKFTILPGEWTEEGGQLTPSLKLKRRVVMRESREEIEALYLG
- a CDS encoding SRPBCC family protein; its protein translation is MAEQTSSSIVVDAPPADVMAVIADFESYPEWAKGVQKAEVVEPGAGDRAEQVYFALDVSPIKDEYTLAYDWDGDREVTWTLVEGNMLRALDGAYTLVDGGDGSTEVTYRLALDVSIPLIGMLKRKGEKILIDAALKGLKKRVESL
- a CDS encoding ArsA family ATPase, encoding MRILLFTGKGGVGKSTLAAATACASAAAGHRTLVLSTDAAHSLADALDVPATSEPTEAATNLWVQHVDAQQRFERSWADIQGYLLSVLDVAGVDPVAAEELTVIPGAEEVLALLEVRAQARSGEWDVLVVDCAPTAETLRLLALPEALGWYMTRVLPVERRVVKALKPVLTRAAGVPMPEDSVFDAIERLHADLDDVRAVLTGTETSVRLVLTPESVVLAEARRAYTFLTLFGYRVDMAIVNRVFPEGGADEWRRSWVAAQARHLADAADSFAGLDLRTSVYRAAEPVGRDELLDLAASVYDDADPIAPGASVPPMSVSTTPAGLVLSLPLPLAAQEDVGLVRKGDELIVSVASYRRLVTLPTGLARHRVAGARVRDGQLQVRFTAPAELPEEVS
- a CDS encoding TadE/TadG family type IV pilus assembly protein, coding for MSRRDDRGATAVLVGILALVLLGISGFTIDLGQAYVSKRNLQKAADAGALAAAQALTEFQGSCADVRDDPVAYAAAEDAAREYGEANYDETKESYESDQLEFDIDCDRTPGVLIVEYGLSGATATSTSQLIGAPDEITTDRRSEATVDVAPRAREGVRPLAICSAMLPPIDAAAGTFIRVDYPGGGHAPPAGCPVPKTSGNWWITDCPGERTGSASTLADQIKDGCPEAVSVIPGQADASTPGQLTVVLEEECPAAPLYSETCMSGNPGNISQGGKQTEDAWKSLITSEEASLFPVFCAPPQCSESTINGSGAGAVYPVYKLVSAVVCGYYFKSGSGNSVQSNVNKCKGNPYYGKTTDTDSKANYLILRYENVRSSGSNTDSECGLGDDCDGGLRRTRLTQ
- a CDS encoding TadE/TadG family type IV pilus assembly protein, yielding MRWRSRLHDRTERGASAVEFALVVIPLLLVVGGIINFGVAFANQLSLDNAVRQAARAGVVDVTPAPDLEAVVQDEYQPLAGSSDPEVTFADRTTCEGSSFGESLGLTAEVTTDFIFPWPVPESVIPSEVVLRSEAQFQCEFS
- a CDS encoding ROK family protein, whose product is MSRVNEGVVVGVDIGGTKVLAGVVDDAGRVVRTALRTTPGRRVVTSRVEDALVEAILEAADSAPLEGVGVAAAGFVDSAGERVMFAPHLPWQGEPLKGLLEGRLGCPVGLDNDANCAARAEARYGAARGATSALMVTMGTGIGGAVLLDGRVVRGANGMAGEFGHMQVVPDGQPCECGRRGCWEQYSSGNALVRNARALMTEQPSVLGDMTDGNPDRVTGPMVTSAAEQGDLVARRAFASIGDWLGIGVANLVAALDPEVVVIGGGVSAAGERLLDPARDALRRTLVGAAHRRVPDLLAAELGPRAGMIGGALLVGEAQPRR
- a CDS encoding ornithine cyclodeaminase family domain, whose translation is MGARETVEVTGHLMDSGILSRVLDDIREYGGDFVIEEFDVGHEAHDPSSARITVEAPDDESLQRLLMRLQTRGVNQLAHGDAAVATSEQDGVLPDGFYATTNLETRVRLGGRWYDVDHPEMDCGLVVEESASGDLGVRTVPMSDVTRGMRIVVGAAGIQVSVPSSAPSVEATSPFDADHGPERPQTVLVRQVADGMRQARAAGTRLLWVAGPGVVHAGGVPAMAALVRAGWVDVLFAGNAVAALDIETALYGTGHDSSSPPGHEHGHEHRVRAVNTIRKAGSIERAVRDGVLASGLMHALVTEGKRFVLVGSVRDDGPLPEVHTDIVEGQRAMRDEVRDLGYCLMMATQLYAVATASILPASVPLVCVDINPATVTRLADRGTGQGRGIVTDVGLFLEQLALELVADYRRG